One window of the Montipora foliosa isolate CH-2021 chromosome 4, ASM3666993v2, whole genome shotgun sequence genome contains the following:
- the LOC138000824 gene encoding mastermind-like protein 3 isoform X2 yields MTQGQSVNVKRTVESEAGSQNIGGMTSRQTHQAVMDRIRQRFSGYRKHHSECQNKYAHSLPVLQDLERQEAINLHKRAIESRNRSMNVNGKAAKQTDGEGKVEPQQQQLANGFDKSTNAILHIREQILLKKRKHEQNMSSGMNSFSPSTDDNSTLGGECVNKFQRQDGLLQASEVASSVATTNQVRQVGHATAQLHQTPFGSRENSYIQDGCISTPRISTTISSETFDAQGLSSSPFVPPDFKQEKNVIVSCNESSHSSKAPGALVNGLNQVSGLCTGEEYIQQQLRYFDHVIQARFNEDGASTQTIQHPANAAIQACDDDRACVPETSLVSHHPKSHQLKEFARKSQLAQQVVPYIDNQDQSNHQFSHRSATPYALGSAGHPSSGLQHSYSTSKYHGGGIPMISNDQQQILQESNHPISSVAGGFPRQFESSHHQRGQTSQPHQQQHQHHQQQQSFYRFSQSSLPSSKLSHMPSQSQQLYSQRFRSQQVLPTSQGKGLVRPTSSHNLTRYSMPRSQTIYQRQTSMPPLQGQVFLNSDSQYQQQVAGFQGDQTCSNSTAELAATYHYQRRNSFPMYHNNSQQPENLSFRMQQSVGSSQAGLLRGVLQNPSQNILSDRDYVVNPTMRMSSPTTLQTGPLLTGRPPSANADLNPAVPKSQHSSIMYRSTASQQSASLLQQGGKFQATHNARKVSDENSYQVLNPTSVVHKDISERQTSVSSGPSDAQFNAYSPLNALDKAPSFTSLLEQSAINPGNLETTYTGSIPNLDLLGEILGQ; encoded by the exons ATGACACAAGGGCAATCGGTGAACGTAAAAAGAACTGTGGAGAGCGAAGCAGGCTCCCAAAACATCGGAGGAATGACTTCACGACAGACTCACCAAGCCGTTATGGATCGAATACGGCAGCGTTTCAGTGGCTACAGAAAACATCATTCAGAGTGCCAAAATAAATATGCACATTCCCTTCCAGTGTTGCAAGATTTGGAGAGACAAGAAGCGATAAATCTTCACAAGCGTGCCATCGAAAGCCGCAATCGCAGCATGAATGTTAACGGGAAGGCCGCGAAGCAAACTGACGGCGAGGGCAAGGTAGAACCGCAACAGCAACAACTCGCAAATGGCTTTGACAAGTCCACAAATGCTATCTTGCACATTCGTGAG CAAATCCTATTGAAAAAGAGGAAACATGAACAGAACATGAGCAGTGGGATGAACTCGTTTTCTCCGTCGACCGATGATAACAGTACCCTTGGAGGTGAATGTGTAAACAAGTTTCAGAGACAGGATGGTCTTCTGCAGGCTTCGGAAGTTGCCAGTTCGGTAGCTACGACTAATCAGGTTCGCCAGGTTGGTCATGCAACAGCTCAATTACATCAGACACCTTTTGGGTCCCGAGAAAATTCGTACATTCAAGATGGTTGTATTAGCACACCCAGAATATCAACCACGATTagctcagagacttttgacgCACAGGGATTGTCATCATCTCCGTTTGTTCCACCGGAttttaaacaagagaaaaatgTTATTGTTTCTTGTAACGAATCTTCACATTCTAGTAAAGCCCCAGGGGCTTTAGTTAATGGTTTGAATCAAGTGTCTGGCCTGTGCACAGGTGAAGAGTATATTCAACAACAGTTGCGCTATTTCGATCATGTTATTCAAGCTCGTTTTAACGAGGACGGTGCATCCACACAAACTATTCAGCATCCAGCTAATGCTGCAATACAAGCTTGTGATGATGATAGGGCTTGTGTGCCTGAAACTTCACTAGTAAGTCACCATCCAAAATCTCATCAACTGAAAGAGTTTGCTCGTAAGTCACAGCTTGCTCAACAAGTAGTACCTTACATTGACAACCAAGATCAATCTAATCACCAATTTTCACATCGTAGTGCAACCCCATATGCATTGGGTTCAGCTGGCCACCCATCTTCTGGATTACAACATTCTTACTCAACTAGCAAATACCATGGGGGTGGTATACCCATGATTTCAAATGACCAGCAACAAATACTTCAAGAGTCCAATCATCCAATATCTTCTGTAGCTGGTGGGTTTCCTCGTCAATTTGAATCTTCACATCATCAAAGAGGCCAAACATCACAGCCTCATCAGCAACAGCACCAGCATCACCAGCAGCAGCAGTCATTTTATCGCTTTTCTCAAAGCAGCTTACCATCATCTAAATTGTCTCATATGCCATCACAGTCTCAACAGCTTTATTCTCAACGATTTCGGAGCCAACAAGTTTTACCAACATCGCAAGGAAAAGGGTTAGTAAGGCCTACCAGTTCACACAATTTAACAAGGTATTCCATGCCTAGATCACAAACAATATATCAACGGCAGACTTCAATGCCTCCTTTACAGGGGCAAGTATTCCTTAACTCCGATTCACAGTATCAACAGCAAGTTGCAGGCTTTCAAGGAGACCAGACTTGTTCAAATTCTACAGCTGAACTGGCAGCTACATATCATTATCAGCGACGTAACTCTTTCCCCATGTACCACAATAATAGCCAGCAACCGGAGAATCTGTCTTTTAGAATGCAGCAGAGTGTGGGATCTAGTCAAGCAGGCCTTCTCCGTGGTGTATTACAAAATCCCTCTCAAAATATTCTGTCTGATAGGGATTATGTTGTGAATCCAACTATGCGAATGTCTTCACCAACAACCTTACAAACAGGCCCTCTTTTGACAGGAAGGCCACCTTCTGCAAATGCTGACTTAAATCCAGCAGTGCCAAAGTCACAACATTCATCCATTATGTATAGAAGTACTGCCTCTCAACAGTCTGCTTCTCTATTGCAACAAGGTGGTAAATTTCAGGCCACACATAATGCAAGAAAAGTGTCTGATGAAAACAGTTATCAAGTCCTAAACCCAACCTCAGTGGTACACAAAGACATAAGTGAGAGGCAAACTTCAGTTAGCTCAGGCCCCAGTGATGCCCAGTTTAATGCCTATTCACCACTTAATGCACTGGATAAAGCCCCATCTTTTACCTCTCTTTTGGAGCAGTCTGCTATAAATCCAGGTAATCTTGAGACAACATACACAGGATCAATACCAAACTTAGACTTACTTGGAGAGATTTTAGGCCAATAA
- the LOC138000824 gene encoding mastermind-like protein 3 isoform X1 produces the protein MTQGQSVNVKRTVESEAGSQNIGGMTSRQTHQAVMDRIRQRFSGYRKHHSECQNKYAHSLPVLQDLERQEAINLHKRAIESRNRSMNVNGKAAKQTDGEGKVEPQQQQLANGFDKSTNAILHIREQQILLKKRKHEQNMSSGMNSFSPSTDDNSTLGGECVNKFQRQDGLLQASEVASSVATTNQVRQVGHATAQLHQTPFGSRENSYIQDGCISTPRISTTISSETFDAQGLSSSPFVPPDFKQEKNVIVSCNESSHSSKAPGALVNGLNQVSGLCTGEEYIQQQLRYFDHVIQARFNEDGASTQTIQHPANAAIQACDDDRACVPETSLVSHHPKSHQLKEFARKSQLAQQVVPYIDNQDQSNHQFSHRSATPYALGSAGHPSSGLQHSYSTSKYHGGGIPMISNDQQQILQESNHPISSVAGGFPRQFESSHHQRGQTSQPHQQQHQHHQQQQSFYRFSQSSLPSSKLSHMPSQSQQLYSQRFRSQQVLPTSQGKGLVRPTSSHNLTRYSMPRSQTIYQRQTSMPPLQGQVFLNSDSQYQQQVAGFQGDQTCSNSTAELAATYHYQRRNSFPMYHNNSQQPENLSFRMQQSVGSSQAGLLRGVLQNPSQNILSDRDYVVNPTMRMSSPTTLQTGPLLTGRPPSANADLNPAVPKSQHSSIMYRSTASQQSASLLQQGGKFQATHNARKVSDENSYQVLNPTSVVHKDISERQTSVSSGPSDAQFNAYSPLNALDKAPSFTSLLEQSAINPGNLETTYTGSIPNLDLLGEILGQ, from the exons ATGACACAAGGGCAATCGGTGAACGTAAAAAGAACTGTGGAGAGCGAAGCAGGCTCCCAAAACATCGGAGGAATGACTTCACGACAGACTCACCAAGCCGTTATGGATCGAATACGGCAGCGTTTCAGTGGCTACAGAAAACATCATTCAGAGTGCCAAAATAAATATGCACATTCCCTTCCAGTGTTGCAAGATTTGGAGAGACAAGAAGCGATAAATCTTCACAAGCGTGCCATCGAAAGCCGCAATCGCAGCATGAATGTTAACGGGAAGGCCGCGAAGCAAACTGACGGCGAGGGCAAGGTAGAACCGCAACAGCAACAACTCGCAAATGGCTTTGACAAGTCCACAAATGCTATCTTGCACATTCGTGAG CAGCAAATCCTATTGAAAAAGAGGAAACATGAACAGAACATGAGCAGTGGGATGAACTCGTTTTCTCCGTCGACCGATGATAACAGTACCCTTGGAGGTGAATGTGTAAACAAGTTTCAGAGACAGGATGGTCTTCTGCAGGCTTCGGAAGTTGCCAGTTCGGTAGCTACGACTAATCAGGTTCGCCAGGTTGGTCATGCAACAGCTCAATTACATCAGACACCTTTTGGGTCCCGAGAAAATTCGTACATTCAAGATGGTTGTATTAGCACACCCAGAATATCAACCACGATTagctcagagacttttgacgCACAGGGATTGTCATCATCTCCGTTTGTTCCACCGGAttttaaacaagagaaaaatgTTATTGTTTCTTGTAACGAATCTTCACATTCTAGTAAAGCCCCAGGGGCTTTAGTTAATGGTTTGAATCAAGTGTCTGGCCTGTGCACAGGTGAAGAGTATATTCAACAACAGTTGCGCTATTTCGATCATGTTATTCAAGCTCGTTTTAACGAGGACGGTGCATCCACACAAACTATTCAGCATCCAGCTAATGCTGCAATACAAGCTTGTGATGATGATAGGGCTTGTGTGCCTGAAACTTCACTAGTAAGTCACCATCCAAAATCTCATCAACTGAAAGAGTTTGCTCGTAAGTCACAGCTTGCTCAACAAGTAGTACCTTACATTGACAACCAAGATCAATCTAATCACCAATTTTCACATCGTAGTGCAACCCCATATGCATTGGGTTCAGCTGGCCACCCATCTTCTGGATTACAACATTCTTACTCAACTAGCAAATACCATGGGGGTGGTATACCCATGATTTCAAATGACCAGCAACAAATACTTCAAGAGTCCAATCATCCAATATCTTCTGTAGCTGGTGGGTTTCCTCGTCAATTTGAATCTTCACATCATCAAAGAGGCCAAACATCACAGCCTCATCAGCAACAGCACCAGCATCACCAGCAGCAGCAGTCATTTTATCGCTTTTCTCAAAGCAGCTTACCATCATCTAAATTGTCTCATATGCCATCACAGTCTCAACAGCTTTATTCTCAACGATTTCGGAGCCAACAAGTTTTACCAACATCGCAAGGAAAAGGGTTAGTAAGGCCTACCAGTTCACACAATTTAACAAGGTATTCCATGCCTAGATCACAAACAATATATCAACGGCAGACTTCAATGCCTCCTTTACAGGGGCAAGTATTCCTTAACTCCGATTCACAGTATCAACAGCAAGTTGCAGGCTTTCAAGGAGACCAGACTTGTTCAAATTCTACAGCTGAACTGGCAGCTACATATCATTATCAGCGACGTAACTCTTTCCCCATGTACCACAATAATAGCCAGCAACCGGAGAATCTGTCTTTTAGAATGCAGCAGAGTGTGGGATCTAGTCAAGCAGGCCTTCTCCGTGGTGTATTACAAAATCCCTCTCAAAATATTCTGTCTGATAGGGATTATGTTGTGAATCCAACTATGCGAATGTCTTCACCAACAACCTTACAAACAGGCCCTCTTTTGACAGGAAGGCCACCTTCTGCAAATGCTGACTTAAATCCAGCAGTGCCAAAGTCACAACATTCATCCATTATGTATAGAAGTACTGCCTCTCAACAGTCTGCTTCTCTATTGCAACAAGGTGGTAAATTTCAGGCCACACATAATGCAAGAAAAGTGTCTGATGAAAACAGTTATCAAGTCCTAAACCCAACCTCAGTGGTACACAAAGACATAAGTGAGAGGCAAACTTCAGTTAGCTCAGGCCCCAGTGATGCCCAGTTTAATGCCTATTCACCACTTAATGCACTGGATAAAGCCCCATCTTTTACCTCTCTTTTGGAGCAGTCTGCTATAAATCCAGGTAATCTTGAGACAACATACACAGGATCAATACCAAACTTAGACTTACTTGGAGAGATTTTAGGCCAATAA